The following are encoded together in the Triticum dicoccoides isolate Atlit2015 ecotype Zavitan chromosome 6B, WEW_v2.0, whole genome shotgun sequence genome:
- the LOC119320398 gene encoding F-box/FBD/LRR-repeat protein At3g52680-like, which produces MKFNRGRCRSRDLKKAACNGDYRLHERPNDVLVNILETVETRSIKTAAGNAEDRLSELPDDLLLNILDRVGTLDAIRTCILSKRLQKLPTMLSQIVIDLSPRDLFEMDGVVAEVTDRILSTRSPQITVRKLKLKFFLVPSRCLSIGKSVGLAMVTQKLDAAEFEIMTRKDFSHCTDANRLLYAEKFNDFVRDCPDAFAGLTRLHLRNMRFAKSEISNILSHCKRLEFLSFFEVDEGVRSVLHVEHTQLVELVIIFGKFETVELACLPKLQRMSYRDWQYDDNPLVLGFVPQLSKLSLACPYLSGKTLNLSKLLANSPNVSDLYLEFRSEKIWIQPECPNVLAPVLAKLRFVNLDHLREECDISWTLFLLEAAPYLEELCITVWDHKCRIESQKSVSKKTDVKWEPSDPHFKQKNLARLTIYGFQSDDNFIGYIRRVIQAAVNIREVSLHSRKVCPLCFEKFPQVALRPSGYPRTSKELDLLRERMTAASATASPVIHFRSLG; this is translated from the exons ATGAAGTTCAATAGAGGTCGCTGTCGCAGCCGTGAT TTGAAGAAAGCAGCTTGTAATGGGGACTACAGGCTACACGAGCGGCCCAATGATGTGCTGGTCAACATCCTCGAGACGGTGGAAACACGGTCGATCAAAACAGCTGCTGGTAATGCGGAGGACAGGCTAAGCGAGCTGCCCGATGATTTGCTGCTCAACATCCTCGATAGGGTGGGTACGCTTGATGCCATAAGAACCTGCATCCTTTCGAAGCGACTGCAGAAGCTGCCAACTATGCTCTCGCAGATCGTGATTGATCTCAGCCCTCGTGATTTGTTTGAAATGGATGGTGTTGTGGCTGAAGTGACGGACAGGATCCTTAGTACGAGGTCTCCGCAGATCACCGTTCGCAAGCTGAAGCTCAAATTTTTCTTGGTTCCCTCTCGCTGCCTCTCCATCGGCAAATCTGTCGGCCTCGCCATGGTGACCCAGAAATTGGATGCAGCTGAGTTTGAGATCATGACACGGAAGGATTTCAGCCATTGCACTGATGCCAATCGCCTGCTCTATGCTGAGAAATTCAATGATTTTGTTCGTGATTGTCCGGATGCATTTGCTGGTCTCACACGGCTGCATCTACGGAATATGAGGTTTGCTAAATCAGAAATATCCAACATCCTTAGCCATTGCAAGCGGTTGGAGTTCTTGTCTTTCTTTGAGGTTGACGAGGGGGTCCGTTCGGTGCTCCATGTAGAACACACACAACTAGTTGAGCTTGTTATCATCTTTGGGAAATTTGAAACAGTGGAGCTTGCCTGTCTACCAAAGCTCCAGCGGATGTCCTATAGGGATTGGCAGTATGATGACAATCCCTTGGTTCTTGGTTTTGTCCCTCAGCTTTCGAAGCTCAGTCTTGCTTGTCCATACTTATCAGGCAAGACACTCAACTTAAGCAAGCTGCTTGCTAATTCCCCCAATGTAAGCGATTTGTATCTGGAGTTTCGAAGTGAAAAG ATTTGGATTCAACCAGAATGCCCAAACGTGCTTGCTCCTGTGCTTGCCAAACTACGGTTTGTGAATCTGGATCATCTTCGCGAAGAATGTGATATCTCCTGGACACTCTTTCTTCTTGAAGCGGCACCATACCTAGAGGAGCTTTGCATCACAGTATGGGACCATAAGTGCCGGATCGAGTCACAAAAGAGCGTCTCCAAGAAAACGGATGTGAAGTGGGAACCATCTGATCCTCATTTTAAGCAGAAGAATCTGGCAAGGCTGACTATCTACGGCTTCCAGTCCGATGACAATTTCATCGGATACATTAGACGCGTCATTCAAGCTGCTGTGAACATCAGGGAGGTATCCCTGCACTCCAGGAAGGTGTGCCCATTGTGTTTCGAAAAGTTTCCTCAGGTGGCGCTTCGTCCTTCGGGTTATCCACGGACAAGCAAGGAGCTTGATTTGTTgagggagaggatgacagcagcttCGGCTACGGCTTCTCCTGTTATTCACTTCCGCTCATTaggttga
- the LOC119321563 gene encoding uncharacterized protein LOC119321563 produces the protein IPHRLEEDSESSSVSVSSFGIGIRGGYITRSGTQRSHPFKIRFCLCSVYRRKLVSFVIASRLKFNRGRRHRRNSKTEVGSGDMLPSDIQACNGDRLSELPADVLLNILERVGTLDAVKTCILSRKMQKLPTMLSQIVIDLSPRDLFQKSDVVADVTNKILSRRPPRITIRKLKLKFVLSPSRCLSIGKSVGLAMATQKFDAAEFEIMTPVDFHLCTDAYRLLFAEQFNNFVRDCPDAFAGLTRLHLRNMRFGESDIPNILSNCKRLESLSFFMCGVGISSVLHVEHTQLVELVMSYFVFKTVELTSLPKLQRMTFGDWPCDENPLVLGFVPQLSKLSLANPNFSGKTHNLSKLLADAPTVNDLFLEFRSEKIWVQPECPKVLAPVLAKLRFVNLDHLPEECDISWTMFLLEAAPSVEDLCITVWDHKCRKKSHESYSKKTDVKWEASDPDFKHKNLARLTIYGFQSDDNFTRYVRRVIQAAVNIRKVSLHDRKVCKLCAEKFPHAEVRPSGYPRTSEEMDLSRKKMTAASAAACPDIHFCS, from the exons ATTCCACACCGGCTTGAAGAGGACTCGGAATCCTCCTCCGTCTCCGTCTCTTCTTTTGGGATTGGGATCCGAGGAGGCTATATAACAAGATCAGGCACACAGAGGAGTCATCCTTTCAAGATTCGTTTTTGTTTGTGTTCTGTTTATCGTCGCAAGTTGGTCTCTTTTGTCATCGCATCAAGATTGAAGTTTAACAGGGGTCGGCGCCACCGACGGAAC TCGAAGACAGAAGTTGGTAGTGGAGACATGCTGCCTAGCGATATACAAGCTTGTAACGGGGACAGGCTAAGTGAGCTGCCTGCCGATGTGCTGCTCAACATTCTGGAGAGGGTTGGTACGCTTGATGCAGTAAAAACTTGCATACTTTCGAGGAAAATGCAGAAGCTGCCAACTATGCTCTCGCAGATCGTTATTGATCTCAGCCCTCGTGATTTGTTTCAAAAAAGTGATGTCGTGGCTGATGTGACCAACAAGATTCTTAGCAGGAGGCCTCCACGGATCACCATTCGCAAGCTGAAGCTCAAATTTGTCTTGAGTCCTTCTCGCTGCCTTTCCATCGGCAAATCCGTTGGCCTCGCCATGGCAACTCAGAAATTTGATGCAGCTGAGTTTGAGATCATGACGCCGGTGGATTTCCATCTTTGCACTGATGCCTATCGCCTCCTCTTTGCTGAGCAGTTCAATAATTTTGTTCGTGATTGTCCAGATGCATTTGCTGGTCTCACGCGGCTGCATCTACGAAATATGAGGTTTGGTGAATCAGACATACCCAACATCCTAAGCAATTGCAAGCGGCTGGAGTCACTGTCTTTCTTCATGTGTGGTGTGGGGATCAGTTCGGTTCTGCATGTGGAACACACTCAACTCGTCGAGCTTGTTATGTCCTATTTTGTATTCAAAACAGTGGAGCTCACCTCTCTACCAAAGCTCCAAAGGATGACCTTTGGTGATTGGCCCTGTGATGAAAATCCGTTGGTTCTTGGTTTTGTCCCTCAGCTTTCCAAGCTCAGTCTTGCTAACCCAAACTTTTCAGGCAAGACCCACAACTTAAGCAAGCTGCTTGCTGATGCCCCTACTGTAAACGATTTGTTTCTCGAGTTTCGAAGTGAAAAG ATTTGGGTTCAACCAGAATGCCCGAAAGTGCTTGCTCCTGTTCTCGCCAAATTACGGTTTGTGAATCTGGATCACCTTCCCGAAGAATGTGATATATCTTGGACAATGTTCCTTCTAGAAGCTGCACCGTCGGTAGAGGACCTTTGCATCACAGTATGGGATCATAAGTGCCGAAAGAAGTCACACGAGAGTTACTCCAAGAAAACAGATGTGAAGTGGGAGGCATCTGATCCTGATTTTAAGCACAAGAATCTGGCGAGGCTAACTATTTACGGCTTCCAGTCCGATGACAATTTCACAAGATACGTCAGGCGTGTTATTCAAGCTGCGGTGAATATCAGGAAGGTATCTCTGCACGACAGGAAGGTATGCAAGCTGTGTGCTGAAAAGTTTCCTCATGCTGAGGTTCGTCCTTCGGGTTATCCACGGACCAGCGAGGAGATGGATTTGTCGAGGAAGAAGATGacagcggcgtcggcggcggcttgTCCTGATATTCACTTCTGCTCATAA